The nucleotide sequence GACTCTGATCGTCGGCGGCACCACCACCGAAGCCTCGGCCCGCTCCAGGCATCACCATCATCATCATGCGCGCCACCACCATCACCACAGCGCGCGACAGGCCGCTCAGCCCGCGGCAGATTCGTTTTCGAACGGCTGGTCGAACAACTCGTCCTGGATGAATTCCAACGCCTCGGTCGCGCCGACCTCCGGCACCGGCCGCAGCTTCTCCGGGATGGCGTCGTACTACGGCAACGAGTCCGGCAGCCGCACCGCCTCCGGTCAGCGCATGAACGCCAACGCCATGACCTGCGCCCACCGCTCGCTGCCGTTCGGCACCAAGCTGCGCGTCACCCATGGCGGCAACAGCGTCATCGTGACCGTCAATGATCGTGGCCCGTTCATCCGCGGCCGCGTGCTCGACCTCTCGACCGGCGCCGCCCGCGCCATCGGCCTGACCCGCTCCGGCGTCGGCCGCGTCACGGCCGAGGTCGTGTCGTAAGATCCCAAGACCTCTCCTCTCGTCATTGCGAGGAGCGAAGCGACGAAGCAATCCAGAGTCCCAACCCGGCCCCTGGATTGCTTCCGCCTTTGCTCTTCGAGCTACGGCGGACACGTCGCTGCGCTCGCAATGACGGTGGATAGAACGTGCCTTGCGCTACAAGAAGCTCTGCGGGTCGACATCGACCTCGAGCTTGAGATTGCCCTTGGGCTTCTCGGCGTGCGCCAGCCAGTGGCGCAAATAATCCGACAGATCGAAATTGCGCGCCGATTTGAGCAGCAGCCGGAAACGGTAGCGCCCCTTGATGACGGCCAGCGGCGCCTCGGCCGGGCCTAGCAGCAGCACGCCCTCCTCCCGCGGAGCTGACGCGACCAGCCGCCTTGCAAACCCTTCGGCCGTGGGCCGGTCTCCTGCCGAGATGATCAGGCTCGCCAGCCGTCCGAACGGCGGATAGCCGGTGCGTTCGCGCGCCTCGATCTCGCTGGTGTAGAAGGCCTCGCGGTCGCAGGCGATCAGAGCCTTCATCACGGGATGCTCGGGCTGGTGGGTCTGGAGATAACCCCGTCCCCTGCCCTGCTCGCGGCCGGCGCGGCCGATCACCTGGTTCAGCAGCTGCCAGGTGCGCTCGGCGGCGCGCGGGTCGCCATTGCCGAGGCCGAGATCGGCATCGACCACGCCGACCAGATTGAGCCGCGGGAAGTTGTGGCCCTTGGCGACGAGCTGGGTGCCGATGATGAGGTCGACCTTGCCTTCCGCGATCTCGGTCAGCTCGGCGCGCATGGTCTCGATCGAGGTGATCAGATCACTGGACAGCACCATGCTGCGCGCATCCGGAAACAGCGCCACGGCTTCCTCCTGCAGTCGCTCGACGCCAGGGCCGACGGCGACCAGCGTCTCCTCGGCGAAGCAGTTCGGGCAGGCGATCGGCCGCGGCATCGAGAAGCCGCAGTGATGGCAGACCAGCCGCTGGCGGAAGCGGTGATCGACCAGCCAGGCGTCACAGATGGTGCAGGCAAAGCGATGGCCGCAGCCGCGGCACAAGGTCAGCGGCGCATAGCCGCGGCGGTTCAGGAACAGCAGCGCCTGCTCTCCACGCTCGATCGCGGTGCGGATATGGCCCGCGAGCCGCGGCGAGATGTAGCGGCCGCGCGGCGGCGGCTCGCGGCGCAGATCGATCGCTTCGATATGCGGCATGTGCTGGCCGCCGAAGCGCGACGGCAGCGCCACGCGCTGGTAGCGGCCCTTGCGGGCATTCACCTCAGTCTCGACCGAGGGCGTCGCCGAGGCCAACACGACGGGGAATTTGGCGATGTGGCCGCGCACCACCGCCATGTCGCGAGCGTGATAATGCGCGCCCTCGTCCTGCTTGTAGGCCTGGTCGTGCTCCTCATCGACCACGACGAGGCCGAGATCGGCATAGGGCAGAAACAGCGCCGAGCGCGCGCCGACCACCACAGGCGCCTCGCCGGCGGCGATCGCCGCCCAATTGCGCTGGCGCGTGCGCGGCGTCAGCTCGGAATGCCATTCCAAGGGACGCACGCCGAAGCGGCGCGAGAAGCGATCTAGGAATTGCCCCGTGAGCGCGATTTCCGGCATCAGGATCAGCGACTGCCGGCCGCGGCGGACGGTTTCGGCCACGGCCTCGAAATACACCTCGGTCTTGCCGGAGCCGGTCACGCCGTCGAGCAGCGCGACCTGGAAGCCCCCATCGGCGGCCAAGGCCCGCATCGCCTCAACGCCGGCCAGCTGGGCGTCGAAAAACTCCGGTTGGGCGAACGACGGGTCCGGCGTCGGCGGCGGCAGCGCGCGGGGCATCGCCTCGACGGTCAACGTGCCCTCGTCGACCAGGCCGTCGATCACACTGCCGGAGACGCCGATCTCGCGGACGAGGTCGGACTTGCCGTGCAGCAGGCCATCCGACACCGCGTCGATCACCCGCCGCCGCGCCGGCGTCAGCCGCTTCGGCGGCTCGCCGACCAGCCGCACGCCGAGGCGCACGCGCTCCGGGCCGAGATGCTCGCCCATGCGCAGGCACATCCGCAGCACCATGCCGCGCGGCGACAGCGTGTAATTGGCCACCCAGTCGACCAGCGACCGCAGCTCCGGCTTGAGCGGCGGCACGTCGAGCTTCTCGCTGACGTCCTTCAGTCGGTTGTGCAGGCGCGGATCGGGATTGGGATTCTCCGCCCACACCACCGCCAGCACCTCGCGCGGCCCCAGCGGCACGCCGACGACATCGCCCGGCTTCAAGACCATGCCGCGCGGCACGCGATACGAATAGGTGTGATCGAGCGCGACCGGAACCAGCACGTCGACCACGCCGGCCGTGCTGGTGGCACCTGGAAAGAGATCGGTCGGGCGGTTCATGAGGGCGGAGATAGCCTTGCTCGGATGGAAGCGAAAGCCGCCCGGCAAAGTTAGCGAACGGTAAAGGTCGGGGATGCGATATATCTGACTCGACGAGTTGAGATCGAGCCTATCGCCGCGAGCGCCGCTGCGCTCCCTCTCCCCGTTCTTCACGGGGAGAGGGTTGGGGTGAGGGGCAGCCCCACGGGTGGTGTACACCGTCCCCGCGGGGAGCCCCCTCACCCGGATTGCATCTGACGATGCAATCCGACCTCTCCCCGCGCGCGGGGAGAGGCGCAGACCGAGCCTGCTGAGGGTGAATGCGCTCCATCGGACGCAAAATTCTTCGCGGGCAAGCACGACATGGCAAAGCATACGCGTCCGATCGAAAAGGACACAAGCGGAGCGCCCGAGCTCCCCGACCTCATCGGGGCCGACGACGGCGTCGTCCGCGCGATGATGCAGTGGCTGGCGCATCTGAAGAGTGAACGGCGGCTGTCGCCGAAGACGGTCGAGGCCTATGCGCGCGACCTCCGGCAGTGCCTGCAATTCCTCTGCACGCACTGGGGCGAGCCGGTCACCTTGGCGCGCTTCGCCGCGCTGGAAGCCGCCGACGTCAGAGCGTTCCTGGCCATGCGCCGCGCCGACGACATCGCCGGGCGCTCGCTGATGCGGACCTTGGCCGGCCTGCGCTCGTTCGGCCGCTTCCTGGAGCGCGAGGGCCAGGGCAAGGTCGGCGCGCTCTCCGGCGTGCGCGCGCCGAAGATCGCCAAGAGCCTGCCGAAGCCGCTGCCGATGGATGCCGCCAAGCGGCTCACTGACGCCGACGAGCGCGCCGGCGAGACCCGAGAAACCTGGGTGCTGGCGCGCGACGCCGCCGTCATGGCCCTGCTCTATGGCTCGGGCCTGCGCATCTCCGAGGCGCTCGGCCTGAAGCGGCGCGAGGTACCGCGTCCCGGCGAAGGCGACGTGCTGATCGTGACCGGCAAGGGCAACAAGACCCGCATGGTGCCGGTGCTACAGAACGTGCTCGCACTCATCGATGAGTACGCCCGGCTCTGCCCCTACCCTCTGCCCGCTGACGGACCGATGTTTCTCGGCGCCAAGGGCGGCCCGCTCAGCCCGCGCATCATCCAGCTCGCGATGGAGCGGCTGCGCGGCGCGCTCGGCCTGCCGGACAGCGCCACGCCGCACGCGCTGCGCCATTCCTTTGCGACGCACCTGTTGTCACGCGGCGGCGATCTGCGCGCGATCCAGGAGCTGCTGGGCCACGCCTCGCTGTCGACGACGCAAATCTATACCGGCATCGATTCTGAACGGCTGCTGCAGGTCTACGCATCGGCGCATCCGCGGCGCTGACACGGTTTCGTCACATCGTTTCCCTTGCGCGACCATCAGCCTTCCGGCAATCGTTCCCCGCTTGATCCGGAGGGGAACAGATGAGCGCACATGAGAGCATGGAGCATGCGGAGCACGCCGAGCACGCCTCGGGCGAGAACAAGAAGATCGCCCTGCTGATCGCGGTGATCGCGCTGTTCCTGGCGTTGTCGGAAACGCTCGGCAAGGGCGCGCAGACCGAATCGATCAGCAAGAACGTCGAGGCCTCCAACCTGTGGGCGTTCTTCCAGGCCAAGACGGTGCGGCGCACGGTGGTGCAGACCGCGGCCGAACAGGGCAAGCTCAATCTCCCCGCGCTGCCGGACGACGCGGCCAAGGCGGCGTTGCAGAAGCAGATCGACGATTGGCAGAGGAATGCCGCGCGTTACCGCTCGGAGCCGGAGACCGGCGAAGGCAGCGAGCAGCTCGCCGAACGCGCCAAGCACGCCGAGCACGAGCGCGACGAGGCGACGGCGAAATATCATCACTATGAACTGGCCTCGGCCGCCTTCCAGATCGGCATCGTGCTGGCGTCGGCAACGATCATCACGGGTATGATCGTGCTGGCCTGGGCCTCCGGCGCGCTGGCGCTGGTCGGAATTGCGATGACGATGCTCGGGCTGTTTCAGCCGCACCTGCTGCATCTGCATTGAGGTGAGTGACGCCGTCTGACTCCCCGCGCTCGCCGGAGCTGTCGCATTTGCGATCGGGGCTTTTGCGCACGTCTGTCTCCACATCGTCATGGCCGGGCTTGTCCCGGCCATCCACGCGGTTCGGCATCCTGAGAACGACGTGGATGCCCGGGACAAGCCCGGGCATGACGGAATAACTCATTGGCAGGATGGTTCGGGAGAGGCCGTACTCTCTTCTCAATCGCCGCGAGCTCAGCGCGCCTGCACGCTGCGGCGGAAGCGCAGGATCTGGCGGACCACGCGGGACGACCAGCCGTTCGTGTTGGCGCGAAACAGGTCGCTGATGACCTCGCGGATGCGCAGCTTGATCGGATCGACCAGCTCGGCCGCCTTCCGGCGCAGCGTCAGCACGGACTCGTAGAGCCAGGCGAACCAGCCCATCTGCAGCAGCTTGCCGCGCGTGACGTCGAAGATGAACGCGGTGATGCCGACGCCGACCATCTTGCCGAAGATGATCGTGACCAGCGCCAGCTTCCACTGGTGATGCATCAACAGCCACATACCGAGCAGCTTGAGCGGAAACAGCAGCACGACCGGCACGACGAAGACGACCAGGGTCAGCATCGGCGACAGCGTCTCGATCCGCGCGGCGAGCCAGTGCTTAAGGCTGCGCAGCGGGATCGCGGCGACGATGCGCGCCACGATCGGCTCGAGATGGTCCCACAGCCAGGCTTCGATCAGGAAGATGATCGCGAGCAGGACCCAGAACGGCTGAAGCAGGCGGCGCAGCATGGCACTCCATCTCGGCCCCGGCCTCAGCAAAGAGGCCGCCATGACATTGCGACCTCGCATCTTGCCAATTGGTTCAACGTGGCCGGCAGGCGTTTTGTCGCACCTGCTCGATCACGCCGCCGGGCGCCGATCACATGTGGATGGCACGCTTGCCCACTGCAAGGGCGGCTTCCTTGACGGCCTCCGAGCGGGTCGGATGGGCGTGGCAGGTGCGTGCCAGATCCTCGGCCGAACCACCGAACTCCATCAATACGGCGGCTTCGTGGATCAGTTCGCCGGCCTCGCGGCCGATGATGTGGGCGCCGAGCACGCGATCGGTCTTCGCATCTGCGAGGATCTTCACGAAGCCGTCAGTGGTCTGGTTGACCTTGGAACGGCCGTTCGCGGTAAACGGAAACTTTCCGACGGTATAGGCGGTGCCGGCCTGCTTCAGCTCGTCCTCGGTCTTGCCGACGGAGGCCACTTCGGGGGTGGTGTAGACCACGCCGGGGATCACGTCGTAGTTCACGTGGCCGGCCTGACCGGCGAGGATCTCGGCGCACGCGACGCCTTCGTCCTCGGCCTTGTGCGCGAGCATCGGACCCGCGACGACGTCGCCGATGGCATAGACGCCGGGCACGCTGGTCGCGAAATGATGATCGATCTGCACGCGGCCGCGATTGTCGAGCACCACGCCCGCTTCCTGCAGACCCAGTCCATCGGTGTAGGGCACGCGACCGATGGCGACGAGCACGACTTCGGCCTCGATCTTCTCAGGCGCACCACCGGCGGCGGGCTCGATCGTGGCCGACAGCGTCGCACCCGAGGTGTCGACGCCGGTGACCTTGGCGCCGAGCTTGAACGCAAAGCCCTGCTTCTCGAGGATGCGCTGGAACTGCTTGGCGATCTCACCGTCCATGCCGGGCAGGATGCGGTCGAGGAATTCGACCACGGTGACCTTGGCGCCGAGGCGGCGCCACACCGAGCCGAGCTCGAGCCCGATCACGCCGGCGCCGACCACAAGCAGGCTCGACGGCACCTTGTCCAGAGCCAGGGCGCCGGTCGAGGAGACGATGCGCTTCTCGTCGATCTCGATGCCCTTCAGCCGCGCGATGTCGGAGCCGGTGGCGATCACGATGTTCTTGGTCTCGACGGTCTGCGCTGAACCGTCATTGCCGGTGACCTGCACCTTGCCGGTGCCGAGAATCTTGCCCTTGCCCTGGAGAACGTCGATCTTGTTCTTCTTCATCAGGAACTCGACGCCCTTGACGTTGCCGTCGATGCCCTGCTGCTTGAAGTTCATCATCGCGGGCAGATCGACCTCGGGCGCCGACACCTTGATGCCCATCTTGGCGAAGGAATGCCCGGCCTCCTCGAACAGCTCCGAGGCGTGCAGCAGCGCCTTCGACGGCATGCAGCCGACATTGAGGCAGGTGCCGCCGAGGGTGGCGTTCTTCTCGACCACCGCCACCTTCATGCCGAGCTGCGCCGCGCGGATGGCGCAGACATAACCACCGGGGCCGGTGCCGATGACGACGAGATCGTAAGTAGCCATGATCGAATGTTCCGTAAGCTTTGAAGTCAGAGATAACGACGGTCGTCAGCGTCCGCCCGACACGTCGAGAATGGCCGACGTGACATAGGAGGCCTCGTCCGACAGCAGCCAGACGATGGCATTGGCGATTTCCTCGGAGGTGCCGACGCGCTTCATCGGCACCAGCGGGGCAAGACGGTGCGCCCGATCGGGCTCGCCGCCGGAGGCGTGAATTTCGGTATCGATCAGGCCGGGCCTGATGGCGGCGACGCGGATGCCTTCGTTGGCGACCTCGTGGCCGAGGCCGACGGTGAAGGAATCGATCGCGCCCTTGGAGGCGGCGTAGTCGACATAGGTGTTGGGCGAACCTAGCTTGGCCGCGACCGACGACAGGTTGATGATCACACCGCCCTGGCCGCCATGCCGCGTCGACATCCGCTTCACGGCCTCTCTTGCGCAGAGAATGCTGCCGGTGACATTGACGGCCATCAAGCGCTCGATGCGTTCCGCGCTCATCTCGTCGACGCGTGTGGTCGGTCCGACGATGCCAGCATTGTTGATGAGTGCGCCGAGCGTGCCGAACTTGTCGGCGGCCTTGAACAAAGCGAGGATGTCGTGCTCGCGGCCGACGTCGCATTTGACCGCGATGGCCTTGCCGTTCTTGGCCTCGATCGCGGCGACCGTGCTCTGCGCCGCGGCTTCGTTCGAGGCATAGCCCACGACGATCTTGAAGCCGCGTGATGCGGCGGCGATTGCGGTGGCGCGGCCGATGCCGCGGCTGCCGCCGGTGATCACTGCAACCCTGTCGGTCATGATTACCTCCTAGGATTTAGCCGCTTCGGTCACTGTCCATCTCGTCGTGAGATCAGGATCTGTGACCGTCTCGCCAGTGGAGCCCAATGTGTGGCATCCGGGACTTGCCGGCTGGAACGCCTGCAAGTCGGGCGGCAATGTCATGGTCTGCCCTTCCCATGTCTTGCCTTCGCAGGTGATCGAGATGCCTTCAGGCGTGGCACTGACGATGCGGCCCCACGCCTGAACTTGCGACGTCACGGTCTCGCCGTCGGGTTCGACATAGGTGATGCCGACGAGAACGAGCTGACCGACGAAGCCATCCGCTTCCTCCTGATCCCAATCAGGTGGGATGCCGTCGGACTCATCCGGCGGCATCCAAGGAGGTCGAGCGGCGGCTGGGTCGGACACAGCGCAATTCGCTCAGAGATCCAGAACGAGGCGCGCCGGGTCTTCCAGGCTTTCCTTGACACGCACCAGGAAGGTCACCGCTTCCTTGCCGTCGATGACGCGGTGGTCATAGGACAGCGCCAGATACATCATCGGGCGGACCTCGATCTTGCCGCCGACGACCACCGGCCGCTCCTGGATCTTGTGCATGCCGAGGATGCCGGACTGCGGCGCGTTCAGGATCGGGGTCGACATCAGCGAGCCGTAGATGCCGCCATTGGTGATCGTGAAGGTGCCGCCCTGCATCTCGTCGATCTTGAGCTGGCCGTCACGGGCGCGGCGGCCGAAATCGGCGATGCCCTTCTCGATGTCGGCGATCGACTTGTGGTCGCAGTCCCGCACCACAGGCACGACCAGGCCCTTGTCGGTGCCGACGGCGACGCCGATGTGGTAGTAGTTCTTGTAGATCAGATCTGATCCGTCGATCTCGGCGTTGACGGCCGGGATGTCCTTCAGCGCCTGCACGACGGCCTTGGTGAAGAAGCCCATGAAGCCGAGCTTGGAGCCGTGCTTCTTCTCGAACACGTCCTTGTACTGGCTGCGCAGCGCCATGACGTTGGTCATGTCGACCTCGTTGAAGGTCGTCAGCATCGCCGCGGTGTTCTGCACGTCCTTGAGGCGGCGCGCGATGGTCTGGCGCAGCCGGGTCATCTTGACGCGCTCTTCGCGGGCAGCGTCATCGGCCGGCGACGGCGCGCGGACCTGCACGGCGGCGGCGGGCTGATTGACCGGGGTCGGCGCCGAGGCGGCGCGCTCGATCGCGGCCAGCATGTCGCCCTTGGTGACGCGGCCGTCCTTGCCGGAGCCGGGGACGGTGGTGGCATCGACGCCGCTCTCGGCGGAGAGCTTGCGAACCGACGGCGCCTGCGGCGTATCGGCCGGAAGCGCCTTGGCCGGCGCGGGAGCGGCAGCCGGGGCCGCCGCGGCGGGCTTCGCCGGGGCGGGCGCGGGAGCAGCAGCAGCCGGCTTGGCGGCAACGGCACCATCGGTGATCTGGCCAAGCAGCGCGCCGACGGCGACGGTCTCGCCATCCTTGGCGATGATCTCGCCGAGCGTGCCGGCCGACGGCGCGGGCACCTCGATCGTGACCTTGTCGGTCTCGAGCTCGACGAGCGGTTCGTCGACGGCGACCGCGTCGCCCGCCTTCTTGAACCAGCGGCCGATGGTGGCTTCGGTGACGGATTCACCGAGCGTCGGAACGCGAATGTCAGTCATGGTCTCTATCCTCAATAACCCCGTGCGGTCATAAAGCCCGTCCGCCATCGCCTTGCGGCGAGCAAGCGATGCGACACGAACAATCAACGCGATGGACTGGTACTTGCGCCCCGCAAGAGTTGCGGGGCGCCTTCAAAGGCAGGTTCAGTTCAAGGCTTCGTCGAGCAGCGCCTTCAACTGGGCGAGATGCTTGGACATCAGACCCGTGGCGGTCGCCGCCGACGCGGCGCGGCCGGCATAGCGCGGACGCTTGCTCTTGCCCCCCGTCTGGTTCAGCACCCACTCGATATACGGCTCGATGAAGTGCCAGGCGCCCATGTTGCGCGGCTCTTC is from Bradyrhizobium sp. ORS 285 and encodes:
- a CDS encoding DUF4337 domain-containing protein, which translates into the protein MSAHESMEHAEHAEHASGENKKIALLIAVIALFLALSETLGKGAQTESISKNVEASNLWAFFQAKTVRRTVVQTAAEQGKLNLPALPDDAAKAALQKQIDDWQRNAARYRSEPETGEGSEQLAERAKHAEHERDEATAKYHHYELASAAFQIGIVLASATIITGMIVLAWASGALALVGIAMTMLGLFQPHLLHLH
- the lpdA gene encoding dihydrolipoyl dehydrogenase, with product MATYDLVVIGTGPGGYVCAIRAAQLGMKVAVVEKNATLGGTCLNVGCMPSKALLHASELFEEAGHSFAKMGIKVSAPEVDLPAMMNFKQQGIDGNVKGVEFLMKKNKIDVLQGKGKILGTGKVQVTGNDGSAQTVETKNIVIATGSDIARLKGIEIDEKRIVSSTGALALDKVPSSLLVVGAGVIGLELGSVWRRLGAKVTVVEFLDRILPGMDGEIAKQFQRILEKQGFAFKLGAKVTGVDTSGATLSATIEPAAGGAPEKIEAEVVLVAIGRVPYTDGLGLQEAGVVLDNRGRVQIDHHFATSVPGVYAIGDVVAGPMLAHKAEDEGVACAEILAGQAGHVNYDVIPGVVYTTPEVASVGKTEDELKQAGTAYTVGKFPFTANGRSKVNQTTDGFVKILADAKTDRVLGAHIIGREAGELIHEAAVLMEFGGSAEDLARTCHAHPTRSEAVKEAALAVGKRAIHM
- a CDS encoding SDR family oxidoreductase, giving the protein MTDRVAVITGGSRGIGRATAIAAASRGFKIVVGYASNEAAAQSTVAAIEAKNGKAIAVKCDVGREHDILALFKAADKFGTLGALINNAGIVGPTTRVDEMSAERIERLMAVNVTGSILCAREAVKRMSTRHGGQGGVIINLSSVAAKLGSPNTYVDYAASKGAIDSFTVGLGHEVANEGIRVAAIRPGLIDTEIHASGGEPDRAHRLAPLVPMKRVGTSEEIANAIVWLLSDEASYVTSAILDVSGGR
- a CDS encoding tyrosine recombinase XerC; its protein translation is MMQWLAHLKSERRLSPKTVEAYARDLRQCLQFLCTHWGEPVTLARFAALEAADVRAFLAMRRADDIAGRSLMRTLAGLRSFGRFLEREGQGKVGALSGVRAPKIAKSLPKPLPMDAAKRLTDADERAGETRETWVLARDAAVMALLYGSGLRISEALGLKRREVPRPGEGDVLIVTGKGNKTRMVPVLQNVLALIDEYARLCPYPLPADGPMFLGAKGGPLSPRIIQLAMERLRGALGLPDSATPHALRHSFATHLLSRGGDLRAIQELLGHASLSTTQIYTGIDSERLLQVYASAHPRR
- the odhB gene encoding 2-oxoglutarate dehydrogenase complex dihydrolipoyllysine-residue succinyltransferase, whose amino-acid sequence is MTDIRVPTLGESVTEATIGRWFKKAGDAVAVDEPLVELETDKVTIEVPAPSAGTLGEIIAKDGETVAVGALLGQITDGAVAAKPAAAAPAPAPAKPAAAAPAAAPAPAKALPADTPQAPSVRKLSAESGVDATTVPGSGKDGRVTKGDMLAAIERAASAPTPVNQPAAAVQVRAPSPADDAAREERVKMTRLRQTIARRLKDVQNTAAMLTTFNEVDMTNVMALRSQYKDVFEKKHGSKLGFMGFFTKAVVQALKDIPAVNAEIDGSDLIYKNYYHIGVAVGTDKGLVVPVVRDCDHKSIADIEKGIADFGRRARDGQLKIDEMQGGTFTITNGGIYGSLMSTPILNAPQSGILGMHKIQERPVVVGGKIEVRPMMYLALSYDHRVIDGKEAVTFLVRVKESLEDPARLVLDL
- a CDS encoding septal ring lytic transglycosylase RlpA family protein, whose protein sequence is MLKLKNLSAGKIAGSRTALAVAVTLIVGGTTTEASARSRHHHHHHARHHHHHSARQAAQPAADSFSNGWSNNSSWMNSNASVAPTSGTGRSFSGMASYYGNESGSRTASGQRMNANAMTCAHRSLPFGTKLRVTHGGNSVIVTVNDRGPFIRGRVLDLSTGAARAIGLTRSGVGRVTAEVVS
- a CDS encoding primosomal protein N', which translates into the protein MNRPTDLFPGATSTAGVVDVLVPVALDHTYSYRVPRGMVLKPGDVVGVPLGPREVLAVVWAENPNPDPRLHNRLKDVSEKLDVPPLKPELRSLVDWVANYTLSPRGMVLRMCLRMGEHLGPERVRLGVRLVGEPPKRLTPARRRVIDAVSDGLLHGKSDLVREIGVSGSVIDGLVDEGTLTVEAMPRALPPPTPDPSFAQPEFFDAQLAGVEAMRALAADGGFQVALLDGVTGSGKTEVYFEAVAETVRRGRQSLILMPEIALTGQFLDRFSRRFGVRPLEWHSELTPRTRQRNWAAIAAGEAPVVVGARSALFLPYADLGLVVVDEEHDQAYKQDEGAHYHARDMAVVRGHIAKFPVVLASATPSVETEVNARKGRYQRVALPSRFGGQHMPHIEAIDLRREPPPRGRYISPRLAGHIRTAIERGEQALLFLNRRGYAPLTLCRGCGHRFACTICDAWLVDHRFRQRLVCHHCGFSMPRPIACPNCFAEETLVAVGPGVERLQEEAVALFPDARSMVLSSDLITSIETMRAELTEIAEGKVDLIIGTQLVAKGHNFPRLNLVGVVDADLGLGNGDPRAAERTWQLLNQVIGRAGREQGRGRGYLQTHQPEHPVMKALIACDREAFYTSEIEARERTGYPPFGRLASLIISAGDRPTAEGFARRLVASAPREEGVLLLGPAEAPLAVIKGRYRFRLLLKSARNFDLSDYLRHWLAHAEKPKGNLKLEVDVDPQSFL